Proteins co-encoded in one Lineus longissimus chromosome 11, tnLinLong1.2, whole genome shotgun sequence genomic window:
- the LOC135495719 gene encoding (Lyso)-N-acylphosphatidylethanolamine lipase-like isoform X2 — protein MADAVDEGGGGWFSWLRWRPTSTVSLAQAEQKLLKGLKSVLSSKYVWIAGNKKRIWTVWTNPNNTDKTPVVFVHGMGGGVGLWALNIDGVAEQRPFYAFDLLGFGRSSRAEFSQDAVLAEKDFVESIEDWRKEMGLERFVLLGHSLGGYLASSYSLRYPQYVKHLILVDPWGFPERVQDPERLYRIPIWARTVAALLQPFNPLAVVRFAGPWGPGLVQRFRPDFKKKYSGFVEDDSIIFDYIYHCNAQYPSGETAFKTMSIPFGWARNPMIHRVKEIDRSIPMTIVYGSRSWVDNSTGNLVKFLREDAHVDVQLIKGAGHHVYADRAEAFNSLVNKVCDSVDERNDRGEKNSDETAS, from the exons ATGGCTGACGCTGTGGACGAAGG AGGTGGTGGTTGGTTTAGCTGGTTGCGGTGGCGTCCCACCTCCACTGTATCTCTTGCACAGGCCGAACAAAAACTCTTGAAAG GGTTGAAAAGTGTGTTGTCTTCAAAATATGTGTGGATTGCTGGCAATAAAAAACGGATATGGACTGTCTGGACAAACCCAAACAACACAGACAAAACACCGGTTGTTTTCGTTCACGGAATGGGAGGTGGTGTTGGCTTATGGGCTCTAAATATAGATGGCGTGGCGGAACAGAGACCTTTCTATGCGTTCGATCTTTTAGGTTTCGGCCGAAGCAGCAGAGCTGAGTTTAGTCAAGATGCCGTTTTGGCAGAGAAAGACTTCGTAGAGTCGATTGAAGACTGGCGCAAAGAAATGGGACTAGAGCGCTTTGTTTTGTTGGGGCATAGTCTCGGCGGCTATTTAGCTAGCTCGTACTCGTTACGATATCCACAGTACGTCAAACACTTGATATTAGTTGATCCGTGGGGATTTCCAGAGCGGGTTCAGGATCCGGAAAGACTGTATAGGATACCTATTTGGGCAAGAACTGTTGCGGCGCTTTTGCAGCCGTTTAACCCACTGGCAGTTGTGAGATTTGCTGGACCTTGGG GACCAGGTTTAGTTCAGCGATTCCGGCCAGATTTCAAAAAGAAGTATTCAGGGTTTGTTGAAGATGACAGTATTATATTTGACTACATCTACCATTGCAATGCTCAATATCCGAG TGGCGAGACGGCTTTCAAAACTATGTCGATACCATTCGGTTGGGCAAGGAACCCCATGATACACCGTGTGAAGGAGATAGACCGGTCCATACCTATGACAATTGTATATGGGTCAAGATCATGGGTTGATAACTCAACAGGGAATCTAGTTAAATTTCTACGTGAGGATGCTCATGTTGACGTTCAG CTGATCAAGGGAGCAGGTCACCATGTTTACGCTGACCGGGCGGAAGCGTTCAACAGTCTGGTAAACAAAGTCTGTGATAGTGTCGACGAGCGAAATGACCGTGGAGAGAAAAACAGTGATGAAACAGCGTCTTGA
- the LOC135495719 gene encoding (Lyso)-N-acylphosphatidylethanolamine lipase-like isoform X1 has product MTRPVVSKCCSVNRGGGWFSWLRWRPTSTVSLAQAEQKLLKGLKSVLSSKYVWIAGNKKRIWTVWTNPNNTDKTPVVFVHGMGGGVGLWALNIDGVAEQRPFYAFDLLGFGRSSRAEFSQDAVLAEKDFVESIEDWRKEMGLERFVLLGHSLGGYLASSYSLRYPQYVKHLILVDPWGFPERVQDPERLYRIPIWARTVAALLQPFNPLAVVRFAGPWGPGLVQRFRPDFKKKYSGFVEDDSIIFDYIYHCNAQYPSGETAFKTMSIPFGWARNPMIHRVKEIDRSIPMTIVYGSRSWVDNSTGNLVKFLREDAHVDVQLIKGAGHHVYADRAEAFNSLVNKVCDSVDERNDRGEKNSDETAS; this is encoded by the exons ATGACTAGACCAGTTGTGTCAAAATGCTGTAGTGTAAATCG AGGTGGTGGTTGGTTTAGCTGGTTGCGGTGGCGTCCCACCTCCACTGTATCTCTTGCACAGGCCGAACAAAAACTCTTGAAAG GGTTGAAAAGTGTGTTGTCTTCAAAATATGTGTGGATTGCTGGCAATAAAAAACGGATATGGACTGTCTGGACAAACCCAAACAACACAGACAAAACACCGGTTGTTTTCGTTCACGGAATGGGAGGTGGTGTTGGCTTATGGGCTCTAAATATAGATGGCGTGGCGGAACAGAGACCTTTCTATGCGTTCGATCTTTTAGGTTTCGGCCGAAGCAGCAGAGCTGAGTTTAGTCAAGATGCCGTTTTGGCAGAGAAAGACTTCGTAGAGTCGATTGAAGACTGGCGCAAAGAAATGGGACTAGAGCGCTTTGTTTTGTTGGGGCATAGTCTCGGCGGCTATTTAGCTAGCTCGTACTCGTTACGATATCCACAGTACGTCAAACACTTGATATTAGTTGATCCGTGGGGATTTCCAGAGCGGGTTCAGGATCCGGAAAGACTGTATAGGATACCTATTTGGGCAAGAACTGTTGCGGCGCTTTTGCAGCCGTTTAACCCACTGGCAGTTGTGAGATTTGCTGGACCTTGGG GACCAGGTTTAGTTCAGCGATTCCGGCCAGATTTCAAAAAGAAGTATTCAGGGTTTGTTGAAGATGACAGTATTATATTTGACTACATCTACCATTGCAATGCTCAATATCCGAG TGGCGAGACGGCTTTCAAAACTATGTCGATACCATTCGGTTGGGCAAGGAACCCCATGATACACCGTGTGAAGGAGATAGACCGGTCCATACCTATGACAATTGTATATGGGTCAAGATCATGGGTTGATAACTCAACAGGGAATCTAGTTAAATTTCTACGTGAGGATGCTCATGTTGACGTTCAG CTGATCAAGGGAGCAGGTCACCATGTTTACGCTGACCGGGCGGAAGCGTTCAACAGTCTGGTAAACAAAGTCTGTGATAGTGTCGACGAGCGAAATGACCGTGGAGAGAAAAACAGTGATGAAACAGCGTCTTGA
- the LOC135495813 gene encoding endosome-associated-trafficking regulator 1-like, whose amino-acid sequence MAEGGQKDGQNPFSFQSFVKKKTNPNDKGNQDDSFDDSEDDIPDDIFESPDIPKAKAVKNVKNQLLIADEEFDPEAPQKKKDSKKPVRKEENPFSFKKFLKKDPTPPPGRSNYTNGGGSSGPAPDFANDLPDFVQDHFTGNEPRSRSSSNRSRPRTQSEVSLPDFALDSSPKDGSLFPSINAIGNLIHHRDDAARSGSASRNIAATNGGVDNDTVTVSPRHGGLPDFLSESVGYGADGNNGASNVIRREVSPLVGTEDLTVEVKKLQEENRTLSQKLHESRQVAERESNRVTTLLSEMQILQKRESEETAALENMVQQVEANLQITTKRAVKAENTIVKLRQEIKGLQNQVGSLTAEKIASCSGDPYLDDMRDKTQYIATQLSSAAQNADQSLRQLLSGVTNLRLMSDILQNIGKLTVPDEPASADTPPEASNTPPSHHKTQPTTAQQKAQTPPTQKNSSPTPPTQRKDPTSSPSKSKLRKAQDKKDCSPSKT is encoded by the exons ATGGCGGAAGGTGGCCAAAAAGATGGGCAAAATCCTTTTTCCTTCCAAAGTTTTGTCAAAAAGAAGACGAATCCCAATGACAAAGGAAATCAGGATGATAGCTTTGATGACAGTGAAGATGATATACCAGATGACATTTTTGAATCTCCCGATATTCCCAAAGCTAAGGctgtcaaaaatgtcaaaaaccaGCTGTTGATTGCTGATG AGGAATTTGACCCTGAAGCACCCCAGAAGAAAAAGGATTCCAAGAAACCTGTGAGGAAAGAAGAGAATCCCTTCTCCTTCAAAAAATTCCTGAAGAAAGATCCTACTCCTCCGCCAGGACGCTCTAATTACACAAATGGCGGAGGATCCTCGGGACCTGCCCCAGACTTTGCAAATGATTTACCAGACTTTGTCCAAGATCATTTTACTGGTAATGAACCAAGGTCTCGCAGTTCAAGTAATCGGAGCCGCCCGAGGACACAATCTGAGGTGTCACTACCAGATTTTGCATTAGACAGCTCGCCGAAGGATGGTTCGTTGTTTCCAAGTATAAACGCAATAGGAAATTTAATTCATCATCGTGATGATGCAGCAAGGTCAGGTTCGGCTTCTCGGAATATTGCCGCGACAAATGGTGGTGTGGACAATGATACTGTGACTGTATCGCCGAGGCATGGTGGGCTTCCAGACTTTTTGTCCGAGAGTGTGGGCTACGGTGCTGATGGGAATAATGGTGCTTCAAATGTGATAAGGAGAGAAGTGTCTCCACTTGTTGGAACTGAAGACTTAACTGTAGAAGTCAAAAAG TTACAAGAAGAAAACAGAACTTTAAGTCAGAAACTGCATGAGTCGCGACAAGTTGCTGAGAGAGAATCCAATAG AGTTACAACTTTGCTATCGGAAATGCAGATTCTGCAGAAACGAGAAAGTGAAGAAACTGCTGCCCTGGAAAACATGGTTCAACAGGTGGAGGCAAACCTTCAGATAACCACG AAAAGAGCTGTGAAAGCAGAGAATACGATCGTCAAACTAAGACAAGAAATCAAAGGCCTGCAG AACCAAGTGGGGAGTTTAACGGCCGAGAAAATTGCGTCGTGTTCGGGCGATCCTTACCTTGATGACATGAGAGACAAAACTCAGTATATTGCAACACAACTGTCAAGTGCCGCTCAAAATGCCGACCAATCTTTACG GCAACTTCTTAGCGGTGTAACCAACTTACGTTTAATGTCGGATATCTTACAAAACATTGGGAAATTAACGGTGCCAGACGAGCCAGCGTCTGCAGACACTCCTCCTGAGGCATCGAATACGCCCCCTTCCCATCATAAAACTCAGCCTACTACAGCCCAGCAAAAGGCTCAGACACCTCCTACTCAGAAAAACTCTTCCCCAACACCTCCAACACAACGGAAAGATCCCACGTCGTCCCCCAGCAAGTCAAAACTAAGAAAAGCACAAGATAAGAAAGACTGTTCTCCTTCCAAAACGTGA
- the LOC135495978 gene encoding uncharacterized protein LOC135495978, producing MDVMVKIPRALVLHCFFFWAFVVSRLAQGVHYCSPTPGNVITISGESSGEIKTLLNGESSYGDNRDCVWVIDAGANKRIWIEIVTSKLQWAPSGAICEGYDYMRIRNGSSSAATEIISWCGTHKPQSLLSTGRYLFLQFKTNAQNVYKYAGVHLRFGTYDRLSCPPISSQWSNGNTSLCITVFQENITWKSAQQHCGWMQSNLIKMYSADMAVFVADQISQNTSQSSYWIGLHDIAKENVFLWIDGTKPTFDRLSSNTGVDRDDCVSVSTLTNVWLESNCDEEKPAYACSMIAGGPFPIYNIPKVGEYPVEPLEKASPLVIGLISAGVVIFILVIVVIVAVVHCKVIKKGRRQGDKRTEEINVEMDNAAQSLRLENVETANDSVNAQSPAMQSPGAASNSNAQGPTASPPAYVPNPRPSNQHIAPPGYDEAMGHPVFEYSPSNI from the exons ATGGATGTTATGGTGAAAATACCAAGAG CATTGGTCCTTCACTGCTTCTTCTTCTGGGCTTTTGTAGTAAGCAGATTGGCTCAGG GTGTCCACTACTGCTCGCCAACTCCAGGGAATGTCATCACTATCAGCGGTGAATCCTCTGGAGAGATCAAAACGCTGCTAAATGGCGAGAGTAGCTATGGGGATAACAGAGATTGCGTGTGGGTCATCGATGCTGGAGCAAACAAGAGGATCTGGATTGAGATTGTAACATCGAAGTTGCAGTGGGCACCTTCGGGAGCAATATGTGAGGGTTATGACTATATGAGGATTAGAAATG GATCTTCATCAGCTGCCACTGAGATCATCTCGTGGTGTGGAACCCATAAACCACAGAGTCTTCTCAGTACCGGGCGGTACCTGTTCCTGCAGTTCAAGACAAATGCCCAGAATGTGTATAAATATGCTGGAGTTCATTTGCGTTTTGGAACATATG ATCGTTTGTCGTGCCCACCAATCTCCAGCCAATGGTCCAATGGAAATACATCACTGTGCATCACAGTTTTCCAGGAGAATATCACATGGAAATCTGCCCAGCAACATTGTGGATGGATGCAGTCGAATCTCATAAAAATGTACTCTGCGGACATGGCAGTATTTGTTGCAG ATCAAATCTCACAGAACACAAGTCAGTCATCCTATTGGATAGGCCTCCACGATATTGCAAAAGAAAACGTATTTCTGTGGATTGATGGGACTAAGCCGACATTCGACAG GTTGAGCAGCAACACAGGGGTTGATAGAGACGACTGTGTATCTGTTAGTACATTAACCAACGTTTGGTTGGAGAGCAATTGTGATGAGGAGAAACCAGCGTATGCCTGTAGTATGATAGCTG GTGGTCCGTTTCCTATTTACAATATTCCAAAGGTGGGGGAATATCCAGTGG AGCCCTTAGAAAAAGCATCACCTTTGGTTATTGGCCTCATATCCGCTGGTGTGGTGATCTTCATTCTGGTCATTGTTGTGATCGTCGCCGTTGTGCACTGCAAAGTTATCAAGAAAGGCCGACGGCAAGGGGATAAAAGAACGGAAGAAATAAACGTGGAAATGGACAATGCAGCACAATCATTGAGATTGGAAAATGTCGAGACAGCGAATGACAGTGTTAATGCACAGTCCCCGGCTATGCAATCACCTGGGGCCGCTTCAAATTCAAATGCACAAGGCCCCACAGCGTCACCTCCCGCTTATGTACCAAATCCAAGGCCATCCAATCAGCACATTGCACCACCTGGGTACGACGAGGCAATGGGCCATCCAGTATTTGAATATTCTCCCAGTAATATATAA
- the LOC135495977 gene encoding FAST kinase domain-containing protein 5, mitochondrial-like has translation MLRIWSRAFTFGTGRIAQKCALSTTSVFRRSEKVTMRPKLRTNRSRIGEGMQRRLEDMKQNSGLPKYISEKMHEGLRSIVPSDYIYTRPVGLSFDLITSHLVDRYENVQTREEKLNFLETLSDLELQRLLVLVGQQHPNKSEPTDILDSLIIESCRRFRYWDTRTLLYTSDIVFQIDCVPKLFYRRLISHVSGQWSNLNLSSLEILQLLFYMAYLGETSEQLMLKIENKLTENIQDFEMEYLSILCSAFFVVNRRVKSPELVDWIAKSTLENFDSLPRHQINNALKVLRHASYQNPNLFDSLGAKYHHQYKDTLSVGLLKEVMEPLRCYASLRIYNKDLLSLVRDTFTELQSKKADLTGLRSKDFSYLLWALAVFDYKPDIGTLGYLADWLRTLQQRGDFDTYPESLVNGVMALVLMDYFPEDLISTTLESKLLNRIRVLRHMDKYYHLLIIDASTSIQCPDYKGFQLPKGFINNLPNSVLGKINTELEGRAGLHAVFSAIRDIFIEEDLVQCHFILPHFHTASIEIHLDAENRPMKLPFQDVQRDFATIYEGLFRSKNGHQRHSKGVAVTSQLLQGLCGQNGGEDQKIAVAKPARRIAIEILGWNQVCYNKQERQLITSEIKQRHLRKLGFEVILIHPGEAHSMQDYSLQHLHQYAEDKIMRPLNIQL, from the exons ATGTTAAGAATTTGGTCAAGAGCTTTCACATTTGGAACTGGTCGGATAGCCCAAAAATGTGCACTATCAACTACAAGTGTTTTTCGTCGCTCAGAGAAAGTAACAATGCGTCCAAAACTCAGGACAAATAGATCACGGATTGGTGAGGGGATGCAAAGACGTCTTGAAGACATGAAACAAAACAGTGGTCTCCCAAAATATATATCGGAAAAGATGCATGAAGGACTTCGATCTATTGTCCCTTCAGACTACATCTATACGAGACCAGTTGGTTTATCGTTTGACCTCATCACGAGCCACCTTGTTGACAGATATGAGAATGTTCAAACTCGGGAGGAAAAGTTGAATTTCTTGGAAACTTTGAGCGATTTGGAATTGCAGCGACTGTTGGTTCTGGTCGGTCAGCAACATCCTAATAAATCGGAACCAACTGATATTCTCGACAGCTTGATTATTGAAAGTTGTCGCCGATTCAGGTATTGGGATACAAGAACTCTATTATACACCAGTGATATTGTGTTCCAGATAGATTGTGTGCCCAAATTATTTTACAGAAGGCTTATATCCCATGTATCGGGGCAGTGGtcgaatttgaatttgtcctcTTTGGAAATATTACAACTGCTGTTTTATATGGCCTACTTGGGCGAGACATCGGAACAGCTCatgttgaaaattgaaaataaactcACTGAGAACATCCAAGACTTTGAAATGGAATATTTGTCAATACTATGTTCTGCCTTCTTTGTTGTGAACCGTCGTGTAAAAAGTCCAGAGTTGGTCGACTGGATTGCTAAAAGTACtttagaaaattttgattcATTGCCTAGACACCAGATAAACAACGCCTTGAAGGTTCTGCGCCATGCGAGTTATCAAAACCCGAATCTTTTCGACTCGTTGGGAGCAAAATACCACCACCAATATAAGGATACACTTTCTGTTGGCCTCTTAAAGGAAGTAATGGAGCCTCTCCGGTGTTACGCGTCTCTCAGAATCTACAACAAAGACCTTCTCAGCCTTGTCCGTGATACCTTTACAGAACTGCAAAGTAAGAAAGCAGATTTGACCGGGTTGAGATCAAAAGATTTTTCTTACTTGCTGTGGGCCTTGGCAGTGTTCGACTACAAACCTGACATCGGTACGTTAGGTTACTTGGCGGACTGGTTGAGGACTCTGCAGCAACGCGGCGACTTTGACACGTATCCCGAGTCTTTAGTAAATGGGGTTATGGCACTGGTGCTGATGGACTACTTCCCGGAGGATCTGATTAGTACAACGTTAGAATCCAAGCTGCTGAACAGAATTAGAG TTCTACGCCACATGGACAAGTATTACCACCTTTTGATCATAGATGCCTCCACATCCATCCAATGCCCAGACTACAAGGGATTCCAGCTGCCAAAG GGTTTCATCAACAACTTGCCAAACTCGGTCCTCGGCAAGATCAACACGGAGTTGGAGGGAAGAGCTGGTCTCCATGCCGTTTTTTCTGCCATACGTGACATATTCATTGAGGAAGACCTCGTCCAGTGTCACTTTATACTGCCACATTTTCATACTGCTA GTATAGAAATTCACCTAGATGCAGAAAACCGTCCAATGAAACTACCTTTCCAGGACGTTCAAAGAGACTTTGCCACTATTTACGAAGGTCTTTTCCGGAGCAAAAACGGTCACCAACGGCATTCTAAAGGAGTGGCAGTGACGAGTCAACTCCTTCAAGGATTATGTGGACAAAATGGTGGCGAGGACCAAAAAATTGCTGTCGCTAAACCAGCAAGAAG AATCGCCATAGAAATCCTCGGTTGGAACCAAGTGTGCTACAATAAGCAAGAACGCCAACTCATCACAAGTGAAATCAAACAGAGGCATTTGAGGAAACTTGGTTTCGAAGTCATTCTG ATCCATCCAGGCGAGGCTCACTCGATGCAGGACTACAGCCTCCAACACCTCCACCAGTATGCTGAGGACAAGATCATGAGACCACTGAATATTCAATTATAA
- the LOC135495967 gene encoding NADH dehydrogenase [ubiquinone] iron-sulfur protein 6, mitochondrial-like yields MNNMANFGALKNFSRFSPFIRNVRLNRAAFNQGARSMTSQDTREDEMTHTGQKFEKDDVRLVRFVDKSKLVNKQYAIDLIDEIPPKACEERVVSCDGGGGALGHPKVYINLDQPGNHACGYCGLRFFKDDHH; encoded by the exons ATGAACAACATGGCGAATTTTGGGGCTTTGAAAAATTTCTCTAGATTTTCACCTTTCATTCGAAATGTCAGGCTAAATCGAGCCGCTTTTAATCAAGGGGCACGGTCTATGACAAGCCAAGACACTAGAGAAGATGAAATGACACATACTGGACAG aaatttgaaaaagatgATGTACGACTGGTGAGGTTCGTTGATAAATCGAAATTG GTCAACAAGCAGTATGCGATAGATCTTATTGATGAAATTCCACCCAAGGCCTGCGAAGAACGTGTCGTGTCTTGTGACGGAGGCGGTGGCGCACTAGGACACCCAAAAGTTTATATCAATCTT GACCAGCCAGGGAACCATGCCTGCGGCTATTGTGGACTACGATTCTTTAAGGATGATCATCACTGA